GCGGACGTCAAAGGCATGCAGATTCATAATCAACGAGAAAAAGAAAGTCAGACGAATATGGACATTGATAAGGAGCGTTCTTCCTTGAATTATGATTTGCTGAATCATGCTCCGATTGATTATGACGAGCGCATTCAACAAGAAATTGACGAACGCTATACAGGCCAAAGGGCGATAAGGAAAGATGCGGTAAAATTATGCTCTTTTGTCGTCACGTCAGACAAAGCGTTTTTCGATGGCTTAGATCCACGAGAAGAAAAGCGATTCTTTGAAGAAAGCCTGAAGTTTCTCCAGGATCGTTATGGTGAAAAAAATATGGTGTATGCGGTTGTACATAAAGATGAAAAAACGCCCCATATGCATGTGGGGATGGTTCCGATTACTTCGGAAGGTAAATTGGCAGCTAAACAGTTTTTTGGTAAAAAAACAGAACTGCAGCAACTTCAAGATAAATTTCATGAGCATGTGACAAAAAAGGGATTTGACTTAGAGCGTGGTGTCTCTAGTGACCGAAGACATATAGAAGCCAATCGTTTCAAAGCGTTAACCGTAAAGGAAAAAGTAAAATCATTAGAAAATGAATTAAAAGAAAAGCTAGAAGATAAAAAAATGCTGGAGAAGTCCATTAAGGACGTAGAGGGTCGCTTAAGCGACCTAGGAAAGTCTTTAGACCATGTTAAAAAAGTGGACGAGGTGGAAGTGAAAGAAAAGGGTGGCTTAATTCGCTCAAAAACGGTCGAATTAGCCCAAGAAGACTTTGAGGGTATTAAAATGCTTGCTAAAGCTTCAGAGGGGCTTAAAACTAAATCTGATGAGTTTGAGAGCTATTGGATTGATGAGATGCAAAAAAATGATCGGCTAGAAGATGAAAATAGCATGTTGAAAAAAGAGAATGACCGTTTGAGAAATGAAAATAAAGAATTAGTTAGAGAAAATACTTTTTTAACCCGTACCCTTGAAAAGGTAAAAAGCTATTACAAAGATAAAGTACAGGACTTCAGCCATCATATTGGGGCTTTTAAGGCCCAAGTCTTAGATAAAATGGGAGAGCGATTATTAAAAAAGCATTTTACAGACGAGCAAGAAGTGAATGGAGCTCAAGTATTTTTGAAAGTGAAAGAGAATGAACAAGAAAAAAAGGTGAGCAGAGGGAAAGACAGAGAAATGGATTTTGAAAGATAATAAGATTTCTCTTAAATAAATAAGAAAAAGTCAGGGGAAAATGATGAAAACTTATCCTTTAACAGAAAATGATTTTAAACTAATTGATGAAGCTAAAAGTAAAATTACTAACCTCTATGAAGACGATAGACATCATGTAGGAGCAGCGTTAAAAACAAAGTCGGGAAATATTGTTTCTGCGGTACACATAGAAGCATATATTGGACGGATTACAGTATGTGCTGAAGCTATCGCGATTGGAAATGCAATTTCAAACGGAGAAAGATACTTTGATACAATTGTTGCCGTTAGACATCCTTATTCTGATGAAAAGAATAGAGAGTTAAGAGTAGTTAGTCCGTGTGGGATGTGCAGGGAATTAATTTCCGATTATTCACCAGATTGTTTTATTATTTTAGATATAGATGGAGAGTTACAGAAAACAAAAATTAGTGAACTAATTCCACTTAAATATAGTCGAGAATCATAAACGTAGTTTTTGATGGCTTTTGTTTTTGTGGTTTTGAACTTAAAAAGCCCTATTTTTTTTGGGGGCTTTTTTGTGTTTTTTCTTATCTTGATACATATAGAAACAATGTCATTTTCAAAAACAGGCTTGAAGCCTTGGTACGACTGGCTTTGAGTCGGTTTTTATAGGTGGACAGAAAAAAGCCTCTGTGATAAGGTTGAATTGTCGAGAAACAACCAATAAAACAGAGGGCTCTTTATGCCTTTTCGAGAAAGGCGGATTAATAAAATCATGTACAAAAATAATAACATTGAACCGCCCGATAAATCAACTCCAAAAATATTGGAGGATAAGACAAAATCGGGCAAGGAACGCGATTGGAAAGGTAAGAAAAAGCGTTCGGTGTTAACAGCTGAACATTTCGAGGTTGCAGGACTACATAGTAAAGCTGAACGGATGAAGGATTGTGCAACTCAATTGGTATTTAAGCATACGGAAGAAACATTGAAACTCTACCAAGCATGGTTCTGTAAAGTGAGGTTATGCCCTATGTGTAACTGGAGAAGATCGTTAAAAATTGCTTATCATAATAAACGGGTCGTAGAGACGGTTAATGAGCGTGAAAACGTTTGTTGGTTGTTTTTGACCCTCACCGTCAAAAATACGGATGCTGAGGTCCTACCTGA
This window of the Niallia sp. Man26 genome carries:
- the mobV gene encoding MobV family relaxase, producing MQIHNQREKESQTNMDIDKERSSLNYDLLNHAPIDYDERIQQEIDERYTGQRAIRKDAVKLCSFVVTSDKAFFDGLDPREEKRFFEESLKFLQDRYGEKNMVYAVVHKDEKTPHMHVGMVPITSEGKLAAKQFFGKKTELQQLQDKFHEHVTKKGFDLERGVSSDRRHIEANRFKALTVKEKVKSLENELKEKLEDKKMLEKSIKDVEGRLSDLGKSLDHVKKVDEVEVKEKGGLIRSKTVELAQEDFEGIKMLAKASEGLKTKSDEFESYWIDEMQKNDRLEDENSMLKKENDRLRNENKELVRENTFLTRTLEKVKSYYKDKVQDFSHHIGAFKAQVLDKMGERLLKKHFTDEQEVNGAQVFLKVKENEQEKKVSRGKDREMDFER
- a CDS encoding cytidine deaminase, translating into MKTYPLTENDFKLIDEAKSKITNLYEDDRHHVGAALKTKSGNIVSAVHIEAYIGRITVCAEAIAIGNAISNGERYFDTIVAVRHPYSDEKNRELRVVSPCGMCRELISDYSPDCFIILDIDGELQKTKISELIPLKYSRES